Proteins from a genomic interval of Triplophysa dalaica isolate WHDGS20190420 chromosome 13, ASM1584641v1, whole genome shotgun sequence:
- the mep1a.2 gene encoding meprin A subunit alpha: MGSLWKIIPLTVLLTLKAHTLPTEYGGDADAGELREDILEINLDSQRDLFEGDIVGDPRRNAILDEKKRWIFPIPYILTDSLDLNAKGVILQAFEMYRLKSCVDFKPYEGESTYISFTKLDGCWSFVGDLKTGQNVSIGERCDTKAIIEHELLHALGFYHEQSRSDRDDYVKIWWDQIIPGKEHNFNKYEDDFITDLNTPYDYESIMHYRPLSFNKDPDIPTISTTIPSFNNVIGQRLDFSTLDLERLNRMYDCPATHTLLDQCAFEQINICGMIQYEEDNGDWVQTLGSADVKDHTLGGKCRDAGYYMKFDTVNKPAGHSALLESRILYPKRNQQCLEFFYKMSGGPEDQLAIWVRTDDGTSSVRKVSKVHTIRGDDDESWKIAHVSLNVEEKFRYFFQGIAGSTKSSGGIYIDDITLTETLCPNAVWNVQNFTNLLFITPHGEAIKSNPFYNSEGYSYGITVYPNGRFSSSNEFVGISFHLISGENDAVLEWPAMNRQVTITTMDQNPDALLQMSNSRSFTTDNGTWWWRPTTVGEWDVNCNCFRGPEFGWSTFISHDQLRRRDFLKDDNLIITANFDDLTHLIKSEVQVKPTLSTQSTEENFGSPKVRKPRAMSDPCQPNPCRNGGLCVSNQGKATCRCSSGQAIVYAGDTCEKQHVDGGILGVLIGGVSGMVVLTVAILAVIYRQQQTL; this comes from the exons ATGGGCTCCTTGTGGAAAATCATTCCCCTCACAGTGCTTCTTACGCTAAAG GCACACACACTTCCAACAGAATATG GTGGGGATGCAGATGCGGGTGAACTACGGGAGGACATTCTTGAAATAAATTTAG ATTCTCAAAGAGATTTGTTCGAGGGAGATATTGTTGGAGAT CCTCGAAGGAATGCCATATtggatgaaaaaaaaagatggatTTTTCCCATTCCATACATCTTGACAGATAGTTTGG ATCTCAATGCCAAAGGAGTTATTCTTCAAGCATTTGAAATGTATCGTCTCAAGTCTTGTGTGGACTTTAAGCCCTATGAAGGAGAAAGTACCTATATTTCATTCACCAAGCTGGACGG ATGTTGGTCATTTGTGGGAGACTTGAAAACAGGCCAGAACGTCTCCATAGGAGAAAGATGTGACACCAAGGCCATTATAGAACATGAGCTTCTCCACGCACTGGGTTTCTACCACGAGCAGTCACGTTCAGACAGGGATGACTATGTGAAAATCTGGTGGGACCAAATAATTCCAG GAAAGGAGCACAATTTCAATAAGTACGAAGATGATTTTATAACAGATTTGAACACACCCTATGACTACGAGTCCATCATGCACTACAGACCTTTGTCTTTCAACAAGGATCCTGACATTCCCACCATAAGCACCACCATCCCTTCCTTCAATAATGTGATCGGACAGCGCTTAGACTTCAGCACCCTTGATCTGGAAAGACTTAACCGAATGTATGACTGCC CTGCAACACACActcttctggaccagtgtgcCTTTGAACAGATCAACATCTGTGGAATGATTCAGTATGAAGAGGACAATGGTGACTGGGTCCAGACTTTAGGTTCTGCAGATGTTAAAGATCACACTCTCGGAGGAAAATGCAGAG ATGCAGGATACTACATGAAGTTTGACACCGTCAACAAACCGGCGGGCCACAGTGCTCTGTTAGAGTCACGAATTCTTTATCCCAAGAGGAACCAACAATGCCTTGAGTTCTTCTACAAGATGAGTGGAGGTCCTGAAGACCAGCTCGCCATTTGGGTTAGAACGGATGATGGAACCAGCTCTGTTCGCAAAGTCAGCAAAGTTCACACTATCAGAG GGGATGATGATGAATCGTGGAAGATTGCACATGTCAGTCTGAATGTTGAGGAAAAGTTCAGATACTTCTTCCAGGGTATTGCAGGGTCTACCAAATCATCAGGCGGGATCTACATCGATGACATTACTCTGACTGAGACTTTGTGCCCAAACGCGGTCTGGAATGTCCAGAACTTCACCAACCTGCTATTTATTACTCCACATGGTGAAGCAATAAAGAGTAATCCTTTTTATAACTCTGAGGGTTATTCTTATGGAATTACAGTTTATCCGAATGGAAGGTTTAGTTCTTCTAACGAGTTTGTCGGGATCAGTTTTCACCTCATCAGTGGTGAGAATGATGCAGTTTTAGAATGGCCGGCAATGAACCGGCAGGTCACAATCACAACTATGGATCAGAATCCAGATGCATTGCTGCAAATGTCTAACAGCAGAAGTTTCACCACTG ATAATGGCACATGGTGGTGGAGACCAACTACTGTTGGAGAGTGGGATGTAAACTGCAATTGCTTCAGAGGACCAGAGTTTGGATGGAGCACTTTCATCTCCCATGATCAGCTCCGTAGACGAGACTTCCTCAAGGATGATAACCTAATCATCACAGCTAATTTTGAcg ATTTGACGCATCTTATAAAATCAGAAGTTCAAGTCAAGCCCACACTTTCCACCCAGTCCACAGAAGAAAACTTTGGGAGCCCAAAAGTTCGTAAGCCACGTGCCATGAGTGACCCATGCCAGCCCAACCCTTGTCGTAATGGAGGACTATGTGTCAGTAACCAGGGGAAGGCAACATGCAG GTGTTCCTCTGGACAAGCTATTGTGTACGCAGGGGATACCTGTGAGAAGCAGCACGTTGATGGAGGAATTCTGGGCGTTCTGATCGGCGGTGTGTCAGGCATGGTAGTGCTTACCGTTGCCATCCTTGCTGTGATCTACAGACAGCAACAAACCTTATAG
- the adgrf3b gene encoding adhesion G-protein coupled receptor F1, with the protein MQVQRVKKLCNASMLFFAALFILSQTSNVGSTEVTYWAEVMIEGNKTLNVANLLPDIQGPLDTTGVTISNAEIAAECEIIGRNTTCWCGGGYVWSNFVCDNVNICCNVEKCVANVSDFTPLCLPKANVSLFGTVTGSSAVLPITISPAFRVLNAFNSLVSTGSTLTGLNTYQHNFTVLLSSVFSTAKVQNIIATLLSDPTFYTLSVRSLGMVHIEAPSGKLCYNSRQQLNCTCIERMDRCVWQMTRGEEFPMTLGPGSEVTLSDLCTEQSTVTLLKTNGFWSGSYGCLFISGNIAHMALAPIEIALLPEVINVTANPPSADCSAGASATVIISCTIENSTETYSARLKVGVQENTAPTKEVLNGIVKYSAPFSVDCMLATKPRSYDGSCTLENSMFQQRNRTIKIPVIYPGDGFCAEETIENRIWPKTKDNETAILDCTLSGRQGTFKRKCTGNKWGEEISMCVKAILNIVTLQAADFEKGLGATQEIASLIFESLRNNTSEESDNTFGDVKATVSVFQTMKSASANIRLGENLLPNFIESASSMLNATWEIGDEEETGELATEYLSSVEGLVQSIRINNSEGYNSSKIQLQICRAGSSCNKTVFNVDVGLNATADMVKTVGLQSLANRLPKEGYEGAIFPSIVVSTQVENMSSSTANIKLAFQSDEILTGTMHCVFWNFTERRWSSDGCEYVKGPGGVGTCECNHLTSFSMLMSKHSVSMPMLDQLTYIGLGISICSLIAYIIIEVLVWKAVVKSSLSHFRHTALINISLCLLLADCSFLASSFPSILNDTLCLVLVIAKHYFFLAMFFWMLCLSVMLVYQLIFVFSHIGKKVYMIIGFTIGYICPTITVVVTYVYYDQGTDVPYYSTKTCWLTYQSAMVGSIHAFLFPVGTIVLVNLFSMGMVIATVLKPSGAEANNKKADKEAAKAVMKVIMFLTPVFGGTWVLGLFVFLLDDFTQFTTIFVHYAFTIVNSLQGFFILLTGCFAEKRVRDEILRIVLGKSAKDGGK; encoded by the exons ATGCAGGTTCAAAG gGTCAAGAAACTGTGTAATGCAAGCATGCTGTTTTTTGCTGCACTTTTCATTTTAAGCCAG ACTTCAAATGTCg GGTCCACAGAGGTCACCTATTGGGCAGAGGTCATGATCGAGGGGAACAAAACCCTAAATGTTGCAAATCTTCTACCGGACATACAAGGACCTCTGGACACAACAGGGGTGACGATCTCAAATGCAGAAATAGCAGCAG AATGTGAGATAATTGGCCGAAATACAACATGCTGGTGTGGAGGGGGCTATGTTTGGAGCAACTTCGTGTGTGACAATGTAAATATATGCTGCAACGTTGAAAAATGTGTGGCAAATGTGTCAGACTTCACTCCTCTGTGCCTGCCCAAAGCAAATG TAAGTCTCTTTGGCACAGTGACTGGAAGCTCTGCTGTTTTGCCCATTACG ATTAGCCCCGCTTTTCGTGTGCTAAACGCCTTCAACTCATTGGTTTCAACTGGAAGCAC GCTAACTGGCTTAAACACATACCAGCACAACTTCACAGTGTTGCTCAGTTCGGTGTTTTCCACTGCAAAAGTACAAAACATAATAGCAACGCTGTTATCCGACCCGACCTTTTACACTTTAAGTGTCAGGTCACTAG GAATGGTTCACATTGAGGCACCTTCAGGAAAGCTGTGTTACAATTCAAGACAGCAACTGAACTGTACCTGCATAGAACGTATGGACAGATGTGTGTGGCAGATGACCAGAGGCGAAGAATTCCCCATGACCCTGGGACCAGGAAGTGAAGTCACGCTCTCTGATCTTTGCACAGAGCAGTCAACGGTCACACTTTTGAAAACAAATGGATTTTGGTCCG GATCATACGGTTGTCTTTTCATCTCTGGCAACATTGCCCACATGGCCCTGGCCCCCATTGAAATCGCACTGTTGCCTGAGGTTATCAATGTGACGGCCAACCCTCCATCAGCAGATTGCAGTGCCGGAGCATCGGCCACCGTTATCATTTCCTGTACGATCGAGAACAGCACCGAAACCTATTCAGCTCGACTAAAAGTTGGAGTTCAAGAGAATACTGCACCAACTAAAGAAG TGCTCAATGGCATCGTCAAGTACTCCGCACCGTTTTCAGTCGACTGTATGTTAGCGACCAAACCACGTTCATATGATGGTTCATGCACGTTGGAGAACTCCATGTTTCAGCAGCGGAATCGCACCATAAAAATACCAGTGATTTACC CCGGTGACGGATTTTGTGCAGAGGAAACGATTGAGAACAGAATTTGGCCGAAAACAAAGGACAACGAGACAGCAATTCTGGATTGCACTTTATCAGGGAGACAGGGCACGTTCAAACGCAAGTGCACTGGAAACAAATGGGGCGAAGAAATCTCCATGTGTGTCAAGGCAATCTTGAACATAGTGACCTTGCAAGCAGCG GATTTCGAGAAAGGACTTGGTGCAACACAAGAGATCGCCTCGCTGATCTTTGAGAGTTTGAGAAATAACACGTCTGAAGAAAGCGATAACACCTTCGGTGACGTCAAGGCCACCGTTTCGGTTTTCCAAACTATGAAAAGTGCATCGGCGAACATACGACTGGGCGAGAACCTTCTGCCa AATTTCATCGAATCAGCCAGCAGCATGTTGAATGCCACCTGGGAAATCGGAGATGAAGAGGAGACTGGTGAGTTGGCCACGGAATACCTGTCGTCGGTCGAGGGTCTCGTGCAGAGCATCAGGATAAACAACAGCGAGGGTTACAATTCCAGCAAAATTCAGCTTCAGATCTGCCGAGCGGGCTCGTCTTGCAACAAGACGGTTTTCAATGTAGATGTCGGACTGAACGCGACCGCAGATATGGTGAAGACCGTAGGATTGCAGAGCTTGGCCAACCGCCTCCCAAAAGAGGGCTACGAAGGAGCTATATTCCCCAGCATAGTCGTGTCCACCCAAGTGGAGAACATGAGTTCGTCAACGGCAAACATCAAACTAGCTTTCCAAAGTGATGAGATCCTTACCGGTACAATGCATTGCGTGTTCTGGAACTTCACCGAGCGTAGATGGTCGTCGGATGGCTGCGAGTACGTCAAAGGTCCCGGAGGCGTGGGCACCTGCGAATGCAACCATCTCACCTCCTTCTCCATGCTCATGTCCAAGCACTCAGTCAGCATGCCTATGCTCGATCAGCTCACTTACATCGGACTGGGAATTTCCATCTGCTCTTTAATCGCCTACATCATCATCGAGGTCTTGGTCTGGAAAGCCGTGGTCAAATCCAGCCTGTCTCACTTCCGCCACACGGCTCTGATCAACATCTCTCTGTGTCTCCTCCTGGCCGACTGCAGCTTCCTGGCGTCCTCTTTCCCATCCATTTTAAACGACACCTTGTGTCTCGTGCTGGTGATAGCCAAGCACTACTTCTTCCTGGCCATGTTCTTCTGGATGTTGTGTCTCAGTGTCATGTTGGTCTATCAGCTCATTTTCGTGTTCAGCCACATTGGGAAAAAGGTGTACATGATCATCGGATTCACCATTGGCTACATCTGTCCCACCATAACTGTGGTTGTTACGTACGTGTACTACGACCAAGGCACCGATGTGCCCTACTACAGCACCAAGACCTGCTGGCTTACCTACCAGTCGGCGATGGTGGGATCCATCCATGCGTTCCTGTTCCCGGTCGGGACCATTGTGTTGGTAAACTTGTTCTCCATGGGGATGGTCATCGCCACCGTCCTGAAGCCATCGGGGGCGGAAGCCAACAACAAGAAGGCAGACAAAGAGGCAGCCAAAGCAGTAATGAAAGTCATTATGTTCCTCACACCCGTGTTTGGTGGAACCTGGGTGCTGggactctttgttttcctactGGACGATTTCACACAGTTTACTACCATCTTTGTTCATTACGCCTTCACTATTGTGAACTCCCTTCAG GGTTTCTTTATATTGCTGACAGGATGCTTCGCAGAAAAGAGG gTCCGAGATGAAATCTTGAGAATAGTTTTGGGG AAATCAGCCAAAGACGGCggaaaataa